In one Pseudomonas fitomaticsae genomic region, the following are encoded:
- the cysT gene encoding sulfate ABC transporter permease subunit CysT has translation MSRRISPVIPGFGLTLGYTLVYLSLIVLIPLAAMFVHAAQLTWDQFWTIISAPRVLAALKLSFGTALCAAIINGIIGTLLAWVLVRYTFPGRKVIDAMIDLPFALPTAVAGIALTALYTPTGLVGQFAADLGFKIAYTPLGITLALTFVTLPFVVRTVQPVLADIPREVEEAAACLGAKPLQVFRHILLPALLPAWLTGFALAFARGVGEYGSVIFIAGNMPMKTEILPLLIMVKLDQYDYTGATSIGVLMLVVSFVLLLLINLLQRRIETP, from the coding sequence ATGTCGCGTCGTATCTCCCCCGTCATACCCGGCTTCGGGCTGACGCTGGGCTACACCTTGGTGTACCTCAGCCTGATTGTGCTAATCCCGCTGGCGGCGATGTTCGTCCACGCCGCCCAACTCACCTGGGATCAGTTCTGGACGATCATCTCCGCGCCCCGCGTTCTCGCTGCACTGAAGCTGAGCTTCGGCACCGCACTGTGCGCCGCGATCATCAATGGCATCATCGGCACGTTGCTGGCCTGGGTGCTGGTGCGCTACACGTTCCCGGGACGCAAGGTGATCGACGCGATGATCGATCTGCCGTTCGCCCTGCCGACCGCCGTGGCCGGTATTGCGCTGACGGCGCTGTACACGCCGACCGGGCTGGTCGGGCAGTTCGCCGCCGACCTCGGATTCAAGATCGCCTACACCCCGCTCGGGATCACCCTGGCGCTGACCTTCGTGACCCTGCCGTTCGTGGTGCGCACGGTGCAGCCGGTGCTGGCCGACATTCCGCGTGAAGTCGAAGAAGCCGCCGCGTGCCTCGGTGCCAAACCATTGCAGGTGTTCCGCCACATCCTGCTGCCGGCGCTGTTGCCGGCCTGGCTGACCGGTTTTGCGCTGGCGTTTGCCCGGGGCGTCGGCGAGTACGGTTCGGTGATTTTCATCGCCGGCAACATGCCGATGAAAACCGAGATCCTGCCGCTGCTGATCATGGTCAAGCTCGACCAGTACGATTACACCGGCGCTACCTCCATCGGCGTGTTGATGCTGGTGGTTTCCTTCGTCCTGTTGCTGCTGATCAACTTGCTGCAGCGGCGCATCGAAACCCCATAA
- the cysW gene encoding sulfate ABC transporter permease subunit CysW has product MSQSSIAAASSANAARRGSATSRRILIGLGWLIFFLFLVLPLFIVVSQGLKNGLGAFFTAIFEPDALSALKLTVIAVLISVPLNLVFGVSAAWCVSKYSFRGKSMLVTLIDLPFSVSPVIAGLVYVLMFGAQGLFGPWLQDHDIQIVFALPGIVLATIFVTVPFVARELIPLMQEQGTQEEEAARLLGANGWQMFWHVTVPNIKWGLIYGVVLCTARAMGEFGAVSVVSGHIRGVTNTLPLHVEILYNEYNHVAAFAVASLLLILALFILLLKQWSENRINRLRASAAEE; this is encoded by the coding sequence ATGTCCCAATCGTCTATTGCGGCCGCTTCCTCGGCCAACGCCGCCCGCCGTGGCAGTGCCACTTCGCGGCGAATCCTGATCGGCCTCGGCTGGCTGATTTTTTTCCTGTTTCTGGTGCTGCCGCTGTTCATCGTGGTGTCGCAGGGTTTGAAGAACGGCCTCGGTGCGTTCTTCACTGCGATTTTTGAACCGGATGCCTTGTCGGCCCTGAAACTCACCGTGATTGCGGTGCTGATTTCGGTGCCGCTGAACCTGGTGTTCGGTGTCAGCGCCGCGTGGTGCGTGAGCAAATACTCGTTCCGCGGCAAGAGTATGCTGGTGACGCTGATCGACCTGCCGTTCTCGGTGTCGCCGGTGATCGCAGGTCTGGTCTACGTGTTGATGTTCGGCGCCCAGGGCCTGTTCGGGCCGTGGCTGCAGGATCACGACATCCAGATCGTCTTCGCCCTGCCGGGCATCGTGCTGGCGACGATCTTCGTCACCGTGCCGTTCGTGGCCCGTGAGCTGATCCCGCTGATGCAGGAGCAAGGCACTCAGGAAGAGGAAGCCGCGCGTCTGCTCGGCGCCAATGGCTGGCAGATGTTCTGGCACGTGACCGTCCCCAACATCAAATGGGGCCTGATCTATGGCGTGGTGCTGTGTACCGCGCGGGCCATGGGTGAGTTCGGTGCGGTGTCGGTGGTTTCCGGGCACATTCGCGGGGTGACCAACACCTTGCCGCTGCACGTCGAGATCCTCTACAACGAATACAACCACGTGGCCGCGTTCGCCGTGGCGAGCCTGTTGCTGATCCTGGCGCTCTTCATCCTGCTGCTCAAGCAGTGGAGCGAAAACCGTATCAACCGCCTGCGCGCCAGCGCCGCGGAGGAATAA
- a CDS encoding sulfate/molybdate ABC transporter ATP-binding protein, with protein sequence MSIEVRNVSKNFNAFKALDNISLDIHSGELVALLGPSGCGKTTLLRIIAGLETPDNGNIVFHGEDVSGHDVRDRNVGFVFQHYALFRHMTVFDNVAFGLRMKPKNQRPTESQIATKVHELLNMVQLDWLSDRYPEQLSGGQRQRIALARALAVEPKVLLLDEPFGALDAKVRKELRRWLARLHEDINLTSVFVTHDQEEAMEVADRIVVMNKGVIEQIGSPGDVYENPASDFVYHFLGDSNRLHLGDDNHVLFRPHEVSLSRHELEDHHAAEVRDIRPLGATTRVTLKVEGQTDLIEAEVVKDHDSLTGLAKGETLFFKPKVWQKVANL encoded by the coding sequence ATGTCGATCGAAGTGCGTAACGTCAGCAAGAATTTCAATGCGTTCAAGGCGCTGGACAACATCAGCCTGGACATCCACAGCGGCGAGCTGGTGGCGCTGCTTGGCCCGTCCGGCTGCGGCAAGACCACCTTGCTGCGCATCATTGCCGGTCTGGAAACCCCGGATAACGGCAACATCGTGTTCCACGGCGAAGACGTGTCCGGCCACGACGTGCGGGATCGCAACGTCGGTTTCGTGTTCCAGCACTACGCCCTGTTCCGCCACATGACGGTGTTCGACAACGTCGCGTTCGGCCTGCGCATGAAGCCGAAAAACCAGCGCCCGACTGAAAGCCAGATCGCGACCAAGGTTCACGAGCTGCTGAACATGGTGCAACTGGACTGGCTGTCGGATCGTTATCCGGAGCAGTTGTCCGGTGGCCAGCGTCAGCGTATCGCTCTGGCCCGTGCGCTTGCGGTGGAGCCGAAAGTGCTGCTGCTCGACGAGCCGTTCGGCGCCCTCGACGCCAAGGTGCGTAAAGAGCTGCGCCGTTGGCTGGCGCGCCTGCACGAAGACATCAACCTGACCTCGGTGTTCGTGACCCACGACCAGGAAGAGGCGATGGAAGTGGCCGATCGCATCGTAGTGATGAACAAGGGTGTGATCGAGCAGATCGGCTCACCGGGTGATGTCTACGAAAACCCGGCCAGCGATTTCGTCTATCACTTCCTCGGCGATTCGAACCGTCTGCATCTGGGGGATGACAACCACGTGTTGTTCCGCCCGCACGAAGTGTCGCTGTCGCGGCATGAACTGGAGGATCACCATGCTGCTGAAGTCCGCGATATCCGGCCGCTGGGTGCGACCACGCGGGTGACGTTGAAGGTGGAAGGCCAGACGGATCTGATCGAGGCGGAAGTGGTGAAAGATCACGACAGCCTGACCGGGTTGGCGAAGGGGGAGACGTTGTTCTTCAAGCCGAAGGTCTGGCAGAAAGTCGCGAACCTCTAA
- a CDS encoding Mpo1 family 2-hydroxy fatty acid dioxygenase, with product MKSLVDHLSQYAAYHRDPRNIASHFIGIPLIVVAVAVLLSRPEWSVGGLWISPAVIAALASAWFYLRLELKLGVLMTVLMGLSVWAGHVLAQQSTMVWLSAGLAMFVIGWAIQFVGHHYEGRKPAFVDDLSGLIVGPLFVVAELAFMLGMRHELKEQIEARAGVVRVNPNRAAV from the coding sequence ATGAAAAGCCTCGTCGATCATTTGAGTCAATACGCCGCTTACCACCGTGACCCGCGCAACATCGCCAGCCACTTTATCGGGATTCCGCTGATTGTGGTGGCGGTGGCCGTGCTGTTGTCGCGGCCGGAATGGTCGGTGGGCGGATTGTGGATTTCCCCGGCAGTGATCGCTGCCCTTGCTTCGGCGTGGTTTTACCTGCGTCTGGAGCTGAAGCTCGGGGTTCTGATGACCGTGTTGATGGGGCTGTCGGTCTGGGCCGGGCATGTCCTGGCGCAGCAGAGCACCATGGTCTGGCTGAGTGCAGGTCTGGCGATGTTTGTGATTGGTTGGGCGATCCAGTTTGTCGGCCACCACTATGAAGGGCGCAAACCGGCGTTTGTCGATGACTTGAGCGGACTGATTGTCGGGCCACTGTTTGTGGTGGCCGAACTGGCGTTCATGCTCGGGATGCGGCATGAGCTGAAAGAGCAGATCGAGGCGCGGGCGGGTGTGGTGCGGGTCAATCCGAATCGTGCGGCTGTCTGA